CCACTCAAAATCAGCGTCATCTATTAACTTCTCAAGTAGAGATTCCCAGATTCCCTTGTCACGCCAACGACAAAATCGACGATGTGTATTTTTCCAATCGCCGTAATCGGGTGGAAGATCTCTCCATGGAGCCCCAGTTCGGAGTATCCAGAAAACGGCATTAATGAAAAGCCGATTGTCATGGGCGACACCTCCCCACGTTCCTTTTCTTCCTGGTAAATGAGGTTCGAGCAACTCCCATACCCGGTCAGAAATATCATGTCGTCTATGTGCTGCACTCTTCATTCTGTCTTCTTTTTCCTTTTAGTATCCGATGCCAGGAAAAGAAGAATAAAGCAATCTTGTGACGACACTACCTAGGATTAGGTCAGCAAAGGCGGCAAGAATGGTCTTGAATTTTTCAGTATCCATGGCAGCCTCTTCGTAAAGAGGTAATGCCTTTTTTACCAATTTCAACACTGAGTGAGAACAGAGCCTTTGAAAAATACGAAATAGAAGGGGAACGTTGGAGGCAATAAGGATTTTTCTTTATGGAAAGAGCTAATATTTCAAACTGATATTTATGCTCTGCAAGTTCAGCCCAAGCCACAAGATAGTTCTCCGCAAATATTTCCAGATGCCAAAAGGGGGGGCCATCGCTATTATGGGGGCGTCGCTAACATGGTTGGTGCGAGATTCCGTCAATGTGCAGGGGGCATTATCGGGAGCATCGGATGTAGCTTTACAACGCGCGGCGCAACGCCTCGCAACCGGGGATTTGGTCGGTGCACATCGTCTTCTCCCCAAACTTTCTCTTTTGGATCTGACGAGTATTTATGCCAATGCCTTCCAATCGTTGGTTTTTATTCTTTTCATTATGACCTTGATCTCTTCCGCGGCGATATTTTTGCTTTTCAGCCAGGCGAAACGAATGGAGGATGAGAAGGGCTGAAGGTGATTTTCTCTTGAGCTGAGGCGTATGAATGCTTCGAAAATGAACTTTCGGAGCATTCATGACGTATTCAGAGGTGGAGCTTCGCGTGTGAGTTCTTGACTGAGAGCTTGTATTGCTTTCAACGTTGCAGCTTGGACATACAATTCAAGCTTAATGTCTTCCATGCCTATCTGGAATACTTCCACGTAGTGAGAGAGCCCGTGTACTTTGCAGGCTAACTTGATAACCTTTGTTATAGCGCGCAGAAATATTCTTTGCGTGGATTGTAATGCATCTTGAGTTTGAATGATCTGTTGCTCTAGTTTTTTCGCAGCGGAGATCGTATTTTCAGCCGGTGTCACGACGAGAATGATCGCGTCGTTGAGTTTGCCTATTTCTCCTTCAAGGTCCTGTTGCTCCCCATGTAAGTCGTCGAGTGTGTTGTGGAGAGCCTCGTCAATATCATCCATGGCCTCTTCATATGCAGCCAATGATTCCAGATTTCGTGATTCTTTGGCAATTTTCTTTTCGAATTCTCGTGCAATATGATGGATGTCGTCAGAAAACTTCTCAACTTTTTCTTTTGTATCAAGAAGCTCGTGAGCGACGGATTGAGGCCCCTGACTTTTTTCACAGGTTGCCAGAACATAGCGTAATGCTTCCTCCTGCTTCGTCACTTTGGGCTGGTTGTCATGGGCTTTGGCCGATGCAATCTCATGTCCAATTTCACATATTTTTCTTGCACAGCCGGTCATGAGCAAGCAATCTAGACTAGCGTATGCCATGTTTATTGTTGCCTGAAGTCCCATCATACAGAGTAAGCAAATATGAATGAAGAAAGGAAAATGAATGAGATTATGCATTGTGTTCTCCTGCTATCAATTCATGCCGAGTGCGATGCTTATTCCACGCAGGCACGATGAGAGAGATAGCCATGCCGAGTGCACCAAGAGCGCAACTGCCTTGTAAAACCAGTTGCATGGCTTGGTTGAAGTCGGGAAACGTATCGGGGCTCAAAACTTTATCACCAACAACAATGGATATGACCATGGAAATGGCCACCATGCTGACGGTCATGCCGACAATGCGCGTTTGTCCCGTTACGGCCGTGGCGACTCCGTAGTCTTTGTGATCGACAGAGCGCATGATCATTTTCATGTTCGGTGAGACGAAAAATGCAATGCCCAGGCCCACGAGACCGAGCATGCAATATATGGAAGACAAGGCGGTTGTGTCGTCGAACGTGGAGGCCCATCCCAGGCCGCATATGCACATGAGCATGCCGACAGTGACCATGATTCCTGGAGCATACCTATCCGCAAGGCGTCCGCAGACAGGGGAAAGAATGCTTTGGGTGAGAGGCTGTATGACCAAAATGGTTCCGGCCTGCATGGGAGACATCCCGTGCCCCAGTTGTAAATAGAGGCTCATAAGGAATGTAAGGCCAAACGTTGCTGCATAGTTGAGGAACTGCAG
This genomic interval from Desulfovibrio inopinatus DSM 10711 contains the following:
- a CDS encoding DUF1090 family protein; the protein is MHNLIHFPFFIHICLLCMMGLQATINMAYASLDCLLMTGCARKICEIGHEIASAKAHDNQPKVTKQEEALRYVLATCEKSQGPQSVAHELLDTKEKVEKFSDDIHHIAREFEKKIAKESRNLESLAAYEEAMDDIDEALHNTLDDLHGEQQDLEGEIGKLNDAIILVVTPAENTISAAKKLEQQIIQTQDALQSTQRIFLRAITKVIKLACKVHGLSHYVEVFQIGMEDIKLELYVQAATLKAIQALSQELTREAPPLNTS
- a CDS encoding IS5 family transposase → MKSAAHRRHDISDRVWELLEPHLPGRKGTWGGVAHDNRLFINAVFWILRTGAPWRDLPPDYGDWKNTHRRFCRWRDKGIWESLLEKLIDDADFEW